TTCGAGAAGAGATCGAACTCTTTGTCGAGGGCGATGTAATAGTTGTACTTCGGCACCATCGTCATGTCGTCGCCCTTCTCGGCACCGATAGCCGGTGCGTCGGAGGTCATCTTGCTGTCCGTGTAGGATGCGTTGACGCTGAGGGTCAGGCCTTCCATCAGGAGAGCCGTGCTCTCGAACTCCACGCCGCGGGAGCGGGCCGAAGCCGCGTTGGCGGTGTAGGAGAAGCCGCAAGTTGGCATGTAAACGCTGGTCTGTACGCCGGTCCAGTCGATCTGGTACACGGCGGACGAAACCTGCAGACGACGATCCATGAGGAAGCCCTTGAAGCCGACCTCGTAGTTCTTGATCTTGTCCGAATTGTAGCGGTTCACATACGAGCCGACGTTTTCGTCATTCCGGCAGTCTGCCGGCGGGGTCGGGCCGTTGTTGCCGCCCGGACGGTAGCCTTCCGAATAGATGGCGAAGATCGACATTTCATCCGAAGGCATCCACGATACACCGAATTTCTTGCGGGTGCCGTTTTCCTTGCCGTCCTCGCCACGAGTTTCGGATTCGCTCGGCTCGTCGCCGATCCAGATGCCCGAAACGATCGAATGCTCAGTGTCCTTCAGATCGTAGTAGCGCAGGCCCGCGGTGAATTCGAAGGCACCGGCAGCTTCGGTTTCAAGCCGGTAGCTTGCTTCGCCGAATACGGCCATCTCGCGGGATTTCAGCTCGATCTGATTGTAGTTGTAGTTCTTGGTGTCATCGCCATAGAGACGGGCACCGATTTCGCTCGGATCACCGAGGCCCCAATAATAGCCCCAGAGGTAAGCGGCGATCGCGCGGCTCTTGTTGTCGCTCGCATGATACTGCCACTGCCCGTCCGGGCGGTTGCCGTAATCGACCGAATCATAGAAGCCGCCGATGGTCCAGTCGAAGGCGCCTGCCGTGTTAGATTGCAGGCGGATCTCGTGGGTCCAGCGCTTGTGGCCATCGTCGTTGGTGATCCAGGTCTTGAACATGTCGTTCGCGTCCGAACGCGACCAGTTGTCGAGCGACTCATGATCGAAACGGCGCCACGAACCGGCATATACAAGGTCAGCACCCTTGAAGATGTTTTCCTTGTCAACGCGCAGCGTGACGAGGTCCATCATATTGTCGGTCCAAGGGTCCAGGCTTTCCCATACCGCGAACTTCGGATTGTAGTCCGGGTTGATACTGTCATTGACACCGCGGCATTCCGGCCGCTCGCCCGAGCAGGACGGGAAGTCGAGGGCCACGTCGTAGCCATAAAGCGCATCCGGGTTTTCGGTCAGGAGCGCTTCGTAATAATAGCCGGGACGCGAACGGTCGGCATATTCATAGCCCTTGGTCTTGCTGCGTTCATGAACATAGCCGAGGACGATTTCGGTCTCAGGGTTCGCCTGCCACAGCATCTGGGCGCGGACATACATGTCCTTTTCATAGCCATAGTCAGCCGTTTGCGTGTTCAGGATTTTGCCCGAGCGGTCGGCTACCTTGCCCGTTACGCGCGCGGCAAGCTTGTCGTCCATCAGGGGAACGTTCACACCGGCATAGACGGTGGTGCCGACATCGGGGCGGTTCTTCTCGTTTTCAAAGACCGCAGCACCGAAAGCTTCAACCTCGTTGAGGCGCGGCTTGTTGGTGATGATGCGTACCGTGCCGCCGATGGCGTTGGAGCCATAGAGCGTGCCCTGCGGG
The Gimibacter soli DNA segment above includes these coding regions:
- a CDS encoding TonB-dependent receptor; translated protein: MTNHLTYRRHARMLLGGVALASVMGSTATVSAQEASGDGEELSLEEIVVTSRKRQEMLVEVPMNITAVNAKEILKRNLINKEDVYRTVAGAANPRGELILRGLSGGNDSTPNTSSSFTDDIPYDFDDLFDIERVEVLRGPQGTLYGSNAIGGTVRIITNKPRLNEVEAFGAAVFENEKNRPDVGTTVYAGVNVPLMDDKLAARVTGKVADRSGKILNTQTADYGYEKDMYVRAQMLWQANPETEIVLGYVHERSKTKGYEYADRSRPGYYYEALLTENPDALYGYDVALDFPSCSGERPECRGVNDSINPDYNPKFAVWESLDPWTDNMMDLVTLRVDKENIFKGADLVYAGSWRRFDHESLDNWSRSDANDMFKTWITNDDGHKRWTHEIRLQSNTAGAFDWTIGGFYDSVDYGNRPDGQWQYHASDNKSRAIAAYLWGYYWGLGDPSEIGARLYGDDTKNYNYNQIELKSREMAVFGEASYRLETEAAGAFEFTAGLRYYDLKDTEHSIVSGIWIGDEPSESETRGEDGKENGTRKKFGVSWMPSDEMSIFAIYSEGYRPGGNNGPTPPADCRNDENVGSYVNRYNSDKIKNYEVGFKGFLMDRRLQVSSAVYQIDWTGVQTSVYMPTCGFSYTANAASARSRGVEFESTALLMEGLTLSVNASYTDSKMTSDAPAIGAEKGDDMTMVPKYNYYIALDKEFDLFSKEASVRAELAGYGSYKSHFDVLDSDTSPRYEVVNVSGSVNVNENVRLSLYVNNLLNTEIIEYKRSRYRSEWALGEKYFYYGAERTVSLRLDFTF